Proteins encoded within one genomic window of Streptomyces kaniharaensis:
- a CDS encoding P-II family nitrogen regulator — protein MKLITAVIKPYRLDEVKAALQSFGVHGLTVTEASGYGRQRGHTEVYRGAEYTVDLVPKIRIEVLVEDDDADELINVLVKAARTGKIGDGKVWSIPVDTAVRVRTGERGPDAL, from the coding sequence ATGAAGCTCATCACCGCAGTGATCAAGCCGTACCGCCTGGACGAGGTCAAGGCCGCCCTGCAGTCCTTCGGGGTGCACGGCCTGACCGTCACCGAGGCCAGCGGATACGGCCGCCAGCGCGGCCACACCGAGGTCTACCGCGGCGCCGAGTACACCGTGGACCTCGTGCCGAAGATCAGAATCGAGGTCCTGGTCGAGGACGACGACGCCGACGAGCTGATCAACGTCCTGGTGAAGGCCGCCCGGACCGGCAAGATCGGCGACGGCAAGGTGTGGAGCATCCCGGTCGACACCGCCGTCCGGGTCCGCACCGGCGAGCGCGGGCCGGACGCCCTCTGA
- a CDS encoding [protein-PII] uridylyltransferase has product MTTETSPSDHGAARAALLAAPGPGGRTRRTALADLTDDWLAGLLTAAGAPAGVALVAVGGYGRGELAPRSDLDVLLLHDGPLDRDLPERIWYPVWDSGAALDHSVRTVAEARAVAAADLKAQLGLLDARHIAGDASLTAALRSAVLADWRASAPARLPELRELGRERAERHGELSFLLEPDLKEARGGLRDVVALNAVAATWLADAPRDGLDAAALRLADVRDALHLATGRATERLSLQDQDQVAERLGVLDADALLRQVYEAARTIAYASDVTWRAVDRVLAARAGRGRRVGRLAFPFGGTFTGAGRGAGAVARGAVERRPLAEGVVEQDGEAVLAQGARPAADPVLPLRAAAAAAQNGLTVSYATVRRLAAECRPLPVPWPDEAREQLVTLLGAGEAGIPVWEALEAEGLVTRLLPDWERVRCRPQRNAVHRWTVDRHLVETAVRAAAMTRRVARPDLLLVAALLHDIGKGWPGDHSEAGEVIVRDVAVRMGFDPEDTETLAVLVRHHLTLIDTATRRDPDDPATVEAITKVVTTLPRLELLHALTEADALATGPAAWSGWRASLVDGLVARAAAQLAGGPAAPAEAAPTAEQERLAIEAARSGGPALALTAQTGAADPSAEPGAEPMGVELTLAVPDQPGLLGTVAGVLALHRLAVRSASLRELDPIGAGPVLLLCWRVAAEFGELPEAARLRADVRRALDGSLDVARRLAERDAAAPRRRGIPTPPPLVAVAPAVASATATVLEVRAHDAPGLLHRIGRALDESGVRVRTAHVSTLGADAVDSFYLTDAEGRPLAAQRAGEVAAAVRAALG; this is encoded by the coding sequence ATGACCACCGAGACCAGTCCTTCCGACCACGGCGCCGCCCGGGCCGCGCTGCTCGCCGCCCCCGGTCCGGGCGGCCGCACCCGTCGCACCGCACTCGCCGACCTCACCGACGACTGGCTGGCCGGCCTGCTCACGGCCGCCGGCGCCCCCGCCGGAGTCGCTCTGGTCGCCGTCGGCGGTTACGGGCGCGGCGAACTGGCCCCGCGTAGCGATCTCGACGTCCTGCTGCTGCACGACGGACCGCTCGACCGGGACCTGCCCGAGCGGATCTGGTACCCGGTCTGGGACTCGGGCGCCGCGCTCGACCACTCGGTGCGCACCGTCGCCGAGGCGCGGGCCGTCGCCGCCGCCGACCTCAAGGCCCAGCTCGGCCTGCTGGACGCCCGCCACATCGCCGGGGACGCGTCGCTCACCGCGGCACTGCGCTCGGCCGTCCTCGCCGACTGGCGGGCGAGCGCCCCCGCCCGGCTGCCCGAACTGCGCGAGCTCGGCCGTGAGCGGGCCGAGCGGCACGGCGAGCTGTCCTTCCTGCTGGAACCCGACCTCAAGGAAGCCCGCGGCGGCCTGCGCGACGTCGTCGCGCTCAACGCCGTCGCCGCGACCTGGCTCGCCGACGCCCCGCGGGACGGCCTCGATGCCGCCGCGCTGCGGCTCGCCGACGTCCGTGACGCACTGCACCTGGCCACCGGCCGGGCCACCGAGCGGCTGAGCCTCCAGGACCAGGACCAGGTCGCCGAACGGCTCGGCGTGCTGGACGCCGACGCCCTGTTGCGCCAGGTGTACGAGGCCGCGCGGACCATCGCCTACGCCAGCGACGTCACCTGGCGGGCCGTGGACCGGGTGCTCGCCGCCCGGGCCGGCCGGGGCCGCCGGGTGGGCCGGCTGGCGTTTCCGTTCGGAGGCACCTTCACCGGCGCCGGGCGCGGCGCGGGCGCGGTGGCCCGCGGCGCGGTCGAGCGCCGCCCGCTCGCCGAGGGCGTGGTCGAGCAGGACGGCGAGGCGGTGCTCGCCCAGGGCGCCCGCCCGGCCGCCGACCCGGTGCTGCCGCTGCGCGCCGCCGCCGCCGCCGCGCAGAACGGGCTGACCGTCTCTTACGCGACGGTGCGCCGGCTGGCCGCGGAGTGCCGTCCGCTGCCGGTGCCCTGGCCGGACGAGGCGCGCGAGCAGCTGGTCACCTTGCTCGGCGCGGGCGAGGCGGGCATCCCGGTGTGGGAGGCGCTGGAGGCTGAGGGCCTGGTCACGCGGCTGCTGCCGGACTGGGAGCGGGTCCGCTGCCGCCCGCAGCGCAACGCCGTGCACCGCTGGACGGTGGACCGGCACCTGGTGGAGACGGCGGTGCGGGCCGCCGCGATGACCCGCCGGGTGGCCCGGCCCGACCTGCTCCTGGTCGCCGCGCTGCTGCACGACATCGGCAAGGGCTGGCCCGGCGACCACAGCGAGGCCGGCGAGGTGATCGTCCGGGACGTCGCCGTCCGGATGGGCTTCGACCCGGAGGACACCGAGACCCTGGCGGTGCTGGTCCGCCACCACCTGACCCTGATCGACACCGCCACCCGGCGCGACCCGGACGACCCGGCCACCGTCGAGGCGATCACCAAGGTGGTCACCACGCTGCCGCGGCTGGAGCTGCTGCACGCGCTCACCGAGGCCGACGCGCTGGCTACCGGCCCGGCCGCGTGGAGCGGCTGGCGGGCCTCGCTGGTGGACGGCCTGGTGGCCCGGGCCGCCGCCCAGCTGGCCGGCGGCCCGGCGGCCCCGGCCGAGGCGGCACCGACGGCCGAGCAGGAACGGCTCGCGATCGAGGCCGCCCGGAGCGGTGGTCCGGCGCTCGCGCTGACGGCCCAGACCGGCGCGGCGGATCCGAGCGCCGAGCCGGGCGCCGAGCCGATGGGCGTCGAGCTGACGCTGGCCGTCCCGGACCAGCCGGGGCTGCTCGGCACGGTCGCCGGGGTGCTCGCGCTGCACCGGCTGGCCGTCCGTTCGGCGAGTCTGCGCGAGCTGGACCCGATCGGCGCGGGGCCGGTGCTGCTGCTGTGCTGGCGGGTGGCCGCCGAGTTCGGCGAGCTGCCGGAGGCCGCCCGGCTGCGGGCCGACGTGCGGCGGGCGCTGGACGGCTCGCTGGACGTCGCGCGCCGGCTCGCCGAGCGGGACGCCGCCGCCCCGCGCCGCCGGGGCATCCCCACCCCGCCGCCGCTGGTCGCGGTCGCGCCCGCGGTGGCCTCGGCGACCGCGACCGTGCTGGAGGTCCGCGCGCACGACGCCCCCGGGCTGCTGCACCGGATCGGCCGGGCGCTGGACGAGTCCGGGGTCCGGGTGCGCACCGCGCACGTCTCCACGCTCGGCGCGGACGCCGTCGACTCCTTCTACCTGACCGACGCGGAGGGCCGCCCGCTCGCCGCCCAGCGGGCCGGGGAGGTGGCGGCGGCGGTCCGGGCGGCGCTCGGCTGA